In a genomic window of Sinorhizobium meliloti:
- the urtB gene encoding urea ABC transporter permease subunit UrtB — protein sequence MYRIIQTVLAALFLFVAMAPGLRAEEGLRDLVNALGEAKLSEMDEHIAALARTGKPEAVAILEALGEGGLYARKADGQVFLTKESGSNLTLTDPISGDSAGEAPKAALSKIRVNNSVRRAVRTALGSLTLLSPDRNQRLRAAQSVLQSADPDALGTIENALAAEKDGAVRAVLEQARATMLLFSDRPVEEKKEAVRLLEESGGREALPILSAALGSADESLKPDIEAALASIEQAQAFWNAGQNIWYGLSLGSVLLLAAIGLAITFGVMGIINMAHGEMVMLGAYTTFLVQDVVRTSFPHLFDWSLAIALPLAFLVTGAVGLALERGVIRFLYGRPLETLLATWGISLILQQTVRTIFGPTNREVGNPSWMSGAFEIGGLAITWNRLWIIVFALAVFAALLFLLKKTPMGLQMRAVTQNRRMASSMGIRTPWVDALTFALGSGIAGIAGVALSQIDNVSPNLGQGYIIDSFMVVVFGGVGNLWGTLVGAFSLGILNKFLEPYAGAVLGKILVLVLIILFIQKRPRGLFALKGRAVEA from the coding sequence ATGTACCGCATCATCCAAACCGTGCTGGCTGCCCTGTTCCTCTTCGTTGCGATGGCTCCGGGGCTTCGCGCGGAAGAGGGACTGCGCGATCTGGTGAACGCGCTCGGCGAGGCGAAGCTGTCCGAGATGGACGAGCATATCGCGGCACTGGCAAGAACCGGAAAGCCCGAGGCCGTCGCCATCCTCGAGGCGCTCGGTGAAGGCGGGCTCTATGCCCGCAAGGCGGACGGCCAGGTCTTCCTGACGAAGGAGAGCGGTTCGAACCTGACCCTCACGGATCCGATCTCCGGCGACAGCGCCGGCGAAGCGCCGAAGGCGGCACTTTCGAAGATCAGGGTGAACAACAGCGTGCGGCGCGCCGTGCGCACCGCCCTCGGCAGCCTGACGCTCCTCAGTCCCGATCGAAATCAGCGACTCAGGGCTGCGCAGTCGGTGCTGCAATCGGCCGATCCCGACGCGCTTGGCACCATCGAGAATGCGCTGGCTGCCGAGAAGGACGGAGCCGTTCGTGCGGTCCTCGAACAGGCACGCGCCACGATGCTCCTTTTCTCCGACCGGCCGGTCGAGGAGAAGAAGGAGGCGGTGAGGCTGCTGGAGGAAAGCGGCGGGCGCGAGGCGCTTCCAATCCTTTCTGCCGCGCTCGGCTCCGCCGACGAAAGCCTGAAGCCGGACATCGAGGCGGCGCTCGCCAGCATCGAACAGGCGCAAGCCTTCTGGAATGCGGGCCAGAACATATGGTACGGCCTGTCGCTGGGCTCGGTGCTGCTGCTTGCGGCGATCGGCCTCGCCATCACCTTCGGAGTCATGGGCATCATCAACATGGCGCATGGCGAGATGGTGATGCTCGGCGCCTATACGACTTTCCTCGTTCAAGATGTGGTGCGCACCTCCTTTCCTCATCTTTTCGATTGGTCCCTGGCGATCGCGCTGCCGCTCGCCTTCCTTGTCACAGGCGCCGTGGGCCTCGCACTGGAACGCGGCGTCATCCGCTTCCTCTACGGTCGCCCGCTCGAAACGCTGCTTGCCACCTGGGGCATATCGCTCATCCTGCAGCAGACCGTGCGGACGATCTTCGGCCCTACCAACCGCGAGGTCGGCAATCCGTCCTGGATGTCCGGCGCCTTCGAGATCGGCGGACTGGCGATCACCTGGAACCGCCTCTGGATCATCGTCTTTGCGCTTGCCGTGTTTGCAGCACTTCTCTTTCTGCTCAAGAAGACGCCGATGGGCCTGCAGATGCGCGCCGTAACGCAAAACCGGCGCATGGCCTCCTCCATGGGCATCCGCACGCCCTGGGTCGATGCGCTGACCTTCGCGCTCGGCTCCGGCATTGCAGGCATTGCGGGTGTGGCGCTTTCGCAGATCGACAACGTCTCGCCGAACCTCGGGCAGGGTTACATCATCGACAGCTTCATGGTCGTGGTCTTCGGCGGCGTCGGCAATCTCTGGGGAACGCTTGTCGGCGCCTTCTCGCTCGGCATCCTCAACAAGTTCCTCGAGCCCTACGCCGGCGCCGTGCTCGGCAAGATCCTCGTGCTCGTGCTGATCATCCTCTTCATCCAGAAGCGGCCGCGGGGGCTCTTCGCACTCAAGGGCCGGGCGGTGGAAGCATGA
- the urtC gene encoding urea ABC transporter permease subunit UrtC, translated as MITSFLVKSLDRTIVTAVAILLALAVTVPALNLLTAPDHPLHVPTYLVSLFGKYLTYALLALALDLVWGFCGILSLGHAAFFALGGYAMGMYLMRQIGSRGSYGNPLLPDFMVFLNWKELPWFWHGFDMFWFAALMVVLVPGLLAFVFGWFAFRSRVNGVYLSIITQAMTYALLLAFFRNDMGFGGNNGLTDFKDILGFNIQADGTRAALFAASALALAVSLVVTSGIVRSKFGKVLVALRDAESRTRFLGYRVEHMKLFAFTVSAMMAGVAGALYVPQVGIINPGEFAPANSIEVVIWTAVGGRGTLIGPIVGAILVNGGKSIFTAAFPEFWLFALGGLFVLVTLFLPKGVVGTAQNYLASRRASHAAARKQSESEKAATLAAAETMAAE; from the coding sequence ATGATCACCTCGTTTCTCGTCAAATCGCTGGATCGGACCATCGTCACGGCCGTCGCGATCCTGCTGGCACTGGCCGTCACCGTTCCCGCGCTCAACCTCCTGACCGCCCCGGACCACCCGCTGCATGTGCCGACCTATCTGGTTTCACTCTTCGGCAAGTACCTGACCTATGCGCTCCTGGCTCTGGCGCTCGATCTCGTCTGGGGTTTCTGCGGCATTCTCTCGCTCGGGCACGCTGCCTTCTTCGCGCTCGGGGGCTATGCCATGGGCATGTATCTGATGCGCCAGATCGGTTCACGCGGCTCCTACGGCAATCCGCTGCTGCCGGACTTCATGGTCTTTCTCAACTGGAAGGAGCTGCCCTGGTTCTGGCACGGCTTCGACATGTTCTGGTTCGCAGCGCTGATGGTGGTGCTGGTGCCGGGCCTCCTTGCCTTCGTCTTCGGGTGGTTCGCCTTCCGATCGCGCGTCAACGGGGTCTATCTCTCGATCATCACCCAGGCGATGACCTATGCGCTGCTGCTCGCCTTCTTCCGCAACGACATGGGTTTCGGCGGCAATAACGGGCTCACGGATTTCAAGGACATCCTGGGCTTCAACATCCAGGCAGACGGAACGCGTGCGGCGCTTTTCGCCGCCTCCGCGCTGGCGCTCGCCGTTTCGCTCGTCGTCACCTCGGGCATCGTCCGCTCGAAATTCGGAAAGGTGCTGGTGGCGCTGCGCGACGCGGAAAGCCGCACCCGCTTCCTCGGCTATCGCGTCGAGCACATGAAGCTCTTCGCCTTCACGGTCTCGGCCATGATGGCAGGCGTCGCCGGCGCGCTCTACGTACCGCAGGTCGGCATCATCAATCCGGGCGAGTTCGCCCCCGCCAATTCGATCGAGGTGGTCATATGGACGGCGGTCGGCGGGCGCGGCACGCTGATCGGACCGATCGTCGGCGCGATCCTCGTCAACGGCGGAAAAAGCATCTTCACCGCCGCCTTCCCCGAATTCTGGCTCTTTGCGCTCGGCGGGCTCTTCGTCCTCGTCACGCTTTTCCTGCCGAAGGGGGTGGTCGGCACGGCGCAGAACTATCTGGCAAGCCGGCGCGCTTCCCACGCGGCGGCCCGGAAGCAAAGCGAGAGCGAAAAAGCGGCGACCCTTGCGGCCGCCGAAACGATGGCCGCGGAGTGA
- the urtD gene encoding urea ABC transporter ATP-binding protein UrtD: MTGKKPRNLLYLDGVSVSFDGFKALNSLSFVVEPGELRAIIGPNGAGKTTMMDIITGKTRPDEGEVFFKGDIDLTRRDEAAIAELGIGRKFQKPTVFENHTVWDNLELALNRSRGVFATLFYRLTREDESRIEEILSTVRLTARRDELAANLSHGQKQWLEIGMLLAQEPELLLVDEPVAGMTDAETAETAILLKEIARTRSVIVVEHDMGFIRDLGVKVTCLAEGSVLAEGSIDFVSNDPKVIENYLGR; this comes from the coding sequence ATGACCGGAAAGAAGCCCAGGAACCTGCTCTATCTCGATGGCGTCTCCGTCTCCTTCGACGGCTTCAAGGCGCTGAACTCGCTCTCCTTCGTCGTGGAGCCGGGGGAATTGCGCGCGATCATCGGCCCCAATGGCGCCGGCAAGACGACGATGATGGACATCATCACCGGCAAGACGCGGCCGGATGAGGGCGAGGTCTTCTTCAAGGGCGACATCGACCTCACCAGGAGGGACGAAGCGGCAATCGCCGAGCTCGGCATCGGCCGCAAGTTCCAGAAGCCGACCGTCTTCGAGAACCATACCGTCTGGGACAATCTGGAGCTGGCGTTGAACCGCAGCCGCGGCGTCTTCGCGACGCTGTTCTATCGGCTGACGAGAGAGGACGAGAGCCGCATCGAGGAGATCCTTTCGACTGTGCGGCTCACGGCGCGCCGGGACGAACTCGCCGCCAATCTCTCGCATGGCCAGAAGCAATGGCTGGAGATCGGCATGCTGCTCGCCCAGGAACCGGAACTCCTGCTCGTGGACGAGCCGGTGGCCGGGATGACCGATGCGGAGACGGCGGAGACCGCGATCCTCCTGAAGGAGATCGCCAGGACGCGCTCGGTGATCGTCGTCGAGCACGACATGGGCTTCATCCGCGATCTCGGCGTCAAGGTCACCTGCCTTGCGGAAGGTTCGGTGCTGGCGGAAGGCTCGATCGATTTCGTCAGCAACGATCCGAAGGTGATCGAAAACTATCTCGGCCGATGA
- the urtE gene encoding urea ABC transporter ATP-binding subunit UrtE: MLNVENVSLHYGAAQALRDVSFKAEMGKITCVLGRNGVGKSSLLRAVTGQHAVTSGTISFNGTPLDGMAPFRRAKQGVGYVPQGREIFPLLTVKENLETGFAPLRRAQRSIPDDIFSLFPVLQTMLGRRGGDLSGGQQQQLAIARALVTRPKILVLDEPTEGIQPSIIKDIGRAIKYLRDSTGMAILLVEQYLDFCRELADHVYIMDRGAFVHEGPPETLDTPQARRHLTV, from the coding sequence ATGCTGAACGTCGAAAACGTCAGCCTGCATTACGGCGCCGCGCAGGCGCTTCGCGACGTCTCGTTCAAGGCGGAGATGGGCAAGATCACCTGCGTGCTCGGCCGCAACGGCGTCGGCAAGTCGAGCCTGCTCAGGGCCGTCACCGGCCAGCATGCGGTGACGAGCGGCACGATCTCTTTCAACGGCACGCCGCTCGACGGCATGGCGCCCTTCCGACGCGCCAAGCAGGGCGTCGGCTACGTGCCGCAGGGCCGCGAGATATTTCCCCTGCTGACGGTGAAGGAGAATCTCGAAACCGGATTCGCTCCGCTGAGGCGGGCTCAACGCTCGATCCCCGACGACATCTTCAGCCTGTTTCCGGTACTTCAAACCATGCTCGGCCGGCGGGGCGGCGACCTTTCGGGCGGCCAGCAGCAGCAGCTCGCGATCGCCCGCGCTCTCGTGACACGCCCGAAAATCCTGGTGCTGGACGAGCCGACCGAGGGCATCCAGCCGTCGATCATCAAGGACATCGGCCGCGCGATCAAATATTTGCGAGATTCGACCGGCATGGCGATCCTGCTCGTGGAGCAATATCTCGATTTCTGTCGCGAGCTTGCCGACCACGTCTATATCATGGACCGCGGGGCTTTCGTGCATGAGGGGCCGCCGGAGACGCTCGACACGCCGCAAGCGCGCCGGCATCTAACCGTTTGA
- a CDS encoding substrate-binding domain-containing protein, with amino-acid sequence MATLQQIAFHAGCSLATVSRVLRGEGPASGEMVRRVRRAAAELGYRPVPSAGANSGRSRPVVGVLVPSVTNPVFAASLAGIQHRMQTASHGVLIAQSNYDSSAEVRAVAALLEQRPTGLILTLCNAETSEALSAALPPTILLNNRPVPRFPAAVTVDNYRAGYEITKHILAHRHRRIQFVSGYFASSDRAHLRYAGHSAAMRDGGYSALPALQIPFVDGYQDLELSQAIEKHAPTAIVASNDLLALGVIAALRREGLSVPEDVSVAGFDGIAIGRLMKPSLTTVAMPDADMGVAAAAMLLDIAENSVQCRHLCLDYRLYPGETVRMAG; translated from the coding sequence ATGGCGACGCTGCAACAGATAGCTTTTCATGCCGGCTGCTCGCTGGCGACGGTCTCACGCGTCTTGCGGGGCGAGGGGCCGGCGAGCGGCGAAATGGTGCGCCGCGTGCGCCGCGCAGCTGCCGAACTCGGCTACAGACCGGTGCCTTCCGCGGGCGCAAATAGCGGGCGCAGCCGCCCGGTCGTCGGCGTGCTGGTGCCGAGCGTGACCAACCCGGTCTTCGCGGCGTCGCTGGCGGGCATACAGCACCGCATGCAGACCGCGTCGCATGGCGTTCTGATCGCCCAATCGAACTACGATTCTTCGGCGGAAGTCCGCGCCGTCGCTGCACTTCTGGAGCAGCGCCCGACCGGGCTCATTCTGACCCTCTGCAACGCCGAGACCAGCGAGGCGCTCTCGGCCGCGCTGCCGCCGACGATCCTTCTCAACAATCGGCCGGTCCCGCGTTTTCCAGCCGCCGTGACCGTCGACAATTACCGGGCAGGATACGAGATCACCAAACACATTCTCGCCCATCGCCACCGCCGCATCCAGTTCGTCTCAGGCTATTTCGCCTCGTCCGACCGCGCGCACCTGCGCTACGCCGGCCATTCAGCGGCGATGCGGGACGGCGGGTATTCGGCACTTCCGGCGCTCCAAATCCCCTTCGTCGACGGCTACCAAGATCTGGAGCTTTCCCAGGCCATCGAAAAGCATGCGCCAACGGCGATTGTCGCATCCAACGACCTCCTGGCGCTGGGGGTAATCGCCGCGCTCAGGCGCGAAGGCCTCTCCGTTCCCGAAGACGTTTCCGTCGCCGGTTTCGACGGAATCGCGATCGGCCGGCTGATGAAGCCGTCGCTCACGACCGTGGCGATGCCGGATGCGGACATGGGTGTCGCCGCTGCCGCCATGCTGCTCGACATCGCTGAAAACAGCGTGCAATGCCGCCACCTTTGCCTCGACTACCGGCTTTATCCCGGCGAGACGGTGAGGATGGCGGGCTAA
- the repB gene encoding plasmid partitioning protein RepB: MAGNNRKNELRALFSGSAPAGDQQAPAEAAPAELTPVNARPAAPLDAPRAASGAVKAMGLSLGSITREAEEARVLREALTQGERVVSLDPALVESSFVEDRLTDGEVDDADFLALVESIRENGQQSPILVRPHPEKRGHYQTAYGHRRLKAVRRLELQVKAIVRTLTDDELVLAQGKENAERRNLSFIERALFAAALVARGFDRKVIGDALAVQKSELSRLLQVADGVPHEVARAIGPAPKAGRERWMAIGTLLERQEARARAQDEIASPRFRAVDSDQRFQLVFNRLSQSDKPEPEKPEELKDAKGRVFARLKRDGKAPRIEFLPGTHPAVVQEAVSMLAKWHAAFVENQKT; this comes from the coding sequence ATGGCTGGCAACAACCGGAAAAACGAATTGCGGGCACTGTTTTCGGGAAGCGCGCCTGCCGGCGATCAGCAAGCCCCCGCCGAAGCGGCGCCGGCCGAGTTGACACCTGTCAACGCCAGGCCCGCCGCCCCGCTCGATGCGCCCCGTGCGGCTTCCGGCGCAGTGAAGGCCATGGGGCTTTCTCTCGGCAGCATCACCCGCGAGGCCGAGGAAGCACGGGTGCTCAGGGAGGCGTTGACCCAGGGAGAACGCGTCGTTTCGCTCGATCCGGCTCTGGTCGAAAGCTCCTTCGTCGAGGATCGGCTGACCGATGGCGAGGTAGACGATGCGGATTTCCTCGCGCTCGTCGAGAGCATTCGCGAGAACGGCCAGCAATCGCCGATCCTCGTGCGGCCGCACCCGGAAAAGCGGGGCCATTACCAGACCGCCTACGGCCACCGGCGCCTGAAGGCGGTGCGCCGGCTCGAGCTCCAGGTAAAGGCGATCGTCCGGACGCTGACCGACGACGAGCTCGTGCTTGCCCAAGGCAAGGAAAATGCCGAGCGGCGCAACCTTTCTTTCATCGAACGGGCGCTTTTCGCCGCTGCGCTCGTAGCGCGCGGCTTCGACCGCAAGGTGATCGGCGATGCGCTCGCGGTGCAGAAAAGCGAGCTTTCGCGCCTCCTGCAGGTGGCGGACGGCGTGCCGCACGAAGTCGCCCGCGCCATCGGCCCGGCGCCGAAGGCCGGGCGCGAGCGCTGGATGGCGATCGGGACGCTGCTTGAAAGGCAAGAGGCGCGCGCCAGAGCCCAGGACGAGATCGCATCGCCACGGTTCCGCGCCGTCGATTCAGACCAGCGCTTTCAGCTCGTCTTCAATCGCCTGTCGCAAAGCGACAAGCCGGAACCGGAAAAGCCGGAGGAGCTGAAAGATGCTAAGGGGCGGGTCTTCGCGCGGCTGAAGCGTGACGGCAAAGCGCCAAGGATCGAGTTCCTGCCCGGCACCCATCCGGCCGTCGTCCAGGAAGCCGTGTCGATGCTCGCCAAGTGGCATGCTGCCTTCGTCGAGAATCAGAAGACTTAG
- the repA gene encoding plasmid partitioning protein RepA: MDMMTAGATGGALRKPADEAIAADARALSEQLKAMRDRLFAPTARKTLRSFTSGEAAKLIGVSDGYLRQLSLAGEGPQPDTGAGGRRSYSLSDINALRRHLAEQAIAKGNGAKARGYLKWRDAARSEHLQVISVTNFKGGSGKTTSSVHLAQYLALTGHRVLAVDLDPQASLSALFGYQPELDLTGNDTLYGAIRYDAEARPLKDIIRKTYFDGLDLVPGNLELQEFEHTTPQALSARQSGADAGPLFFARVQAALTSVADDYDVVVIDCPPQLGYLTLSALCASTSVIVTVHPQMLDVASMNQFLYMTSDLLSVVREAGGELNFDFLRYLVTRFEPNDGPQAQIVGFMRSLFGDRVLTSAMVKSTAISDAGLTKQTLYEVGRENFTRATYDRAIESLNAVNGEIEALIHAAWGR; this comes from the coding sequence ATGGATATGATGACGGCAGGAGCGACCGGCGGGGCATTGCGCAAACCGGCAGACGAGGCTATCGCCGCCGACGCGCGGGCGCTTTCCGAACAGCTGAAGGCGATGCGAGACCGGCTCTTTGCGCCGACAGCGAGGAAGACGCTCCGGAGCTTCACCTCCGGCGAGGCAGCCAAGCTCATCGGGGTTTCCGACGGATACTTGCGCCAGCTGTCGCTGGCTGGCGAGGGACCGCAGCCCGACACCGGAGCCGGCGGACGACGCTCCTATTCGCTCTCCGATATCAACGCGCTGCGTCGGCATCTGGCCGAACAGGCGATTGCCAAAGGCAATGGCGCCAAGGCGCGCGGTTATCTCAAATGGCGCGATGCCGCGAGAAGCGAGCATCTGCAAGTGATCTCGGTCACCAACTTCAAGGGCGGCTCCGGCAAGACGACCTCATCGGTCCATCTCGCACAATATCTCGCTCTGACCGGGCACCGGGTGCTCGCGGTGGACCTCGACCCACAGGCATCGCTTTCGGCGCTGTTCGGCTACCAGCCGGAACTGGACCTGACCGGCAACGATACGCTCTACGGCGCAATCCGTTACGACGCCGAGGCGCGGCCACTGAAGGATATCATCCGCAAGACCTATTTCGACGGGCTCGACCTGGTGCCGGGCAACCTCGAACTGCAGGAGTTCGAACACACGACGCCGCAGGCGCTCAGTGCGCGGCAGAGCGGTGCCGATGCGGGGCCGCTCTTCTTCGCACGGGTGCAGGCGGCGCTGACAAGCGTCGCCGACGACTATGACGTCGTCGTCATCGACTGCCCGCCGCAGCTCGGCTACCTGACGCTCTCGGCGCTCTGCGCTTCGACGTCGGTCATCGTCACCGTGCATCCGCAGATGCTCGACGTCGCATCGATGAACCAGTTCCTCTACATGACTTCGGACCTGCTCAGCGTCGTGCGCGAGGCCGGCGGTGAGCTCAATTTCGATTTCCTGCGCTATCTCGTCACCCGCTTCGAGCCGAATGACGGACCGCAGGCGCAGATCGTCGGCTTCATGCGCTCGCTCTTCGGCGACCGGGTGCTGACCTCCGCCATGGTAAAATCGACCGCGATCTCGGATGCAGGTCTCACCAAGCAGACGCTCTACGAGGTCGGCCGGGAGAATTTCACCCGCGCGACCTATGACCGCGCGATCGAATCGCTGAACGCGGTCAACGGCGAGATCGAGGCTCTCATTCACGCGGCATGGGGGCGCTAA
- a CDS encoding metallophosphoesterase, producing the protein MRIVQISDTHFSPTKSHFNDNWEPVVRWIETIGADVVVHTGDLTVDGADQEEDIVFAMDLLRRLPVPVLIVPGNHDVGHLPGSDQQVNALRLARWRRLVGPDFWFSDHGGWRLIGLDSLLLGFDDAEEERQFRWLAEALESRDGRPVAIFAHKPLFVDDPAEGDTGYWSVRPKQRQRLYGLMAENDVKLHASGHLHWAWQGQHAGTDLVWAPPTSFIIDKLEREMPGERLVGAVVHHLGEGRIDSEIVAVPGLKPYVLDHMVEEVYPQAAKKLVGAAR; encoded by the coding sequence ATGAGGATCGTGCAGATCAGCGATACCCATTTCAGCCCGACAAAATCCCATTTCAACGACAATTGGGAACCCGTTGTCCGCTGGATCGAGACGATCGGCGCCGACGTCGTCGTGCATACGGGCGACCTTACGGTCGACGGCGCGGACCAGGAGGAAGACATCGTCTTCGCGATGGACCTCCTCCGCAGGCTGCCGGTACCGGTGCTGATCGTGCCCGGCAATCACGATGTCGGCCATCTGCCGGGCTCGGATCAGCAGGTCAACGCCTTGCGCCTCGCTCGCTGGCGCAGGCTCGTCGGCCCGGATTTCTGGTTCTCCGATCACGGCGGCTGGCGGCTCATCGGCCTCGACAGCCTTCTTCTCGGCTTCGACGACGCGGAAGAGGAGAGGCAGTTCCGCTGGCTGGCGGAGGCACTTGAGAGCCGCGACGGCCGCCCCGTCGCGATCTTCGCCCATAAGCCGCTTTTCGTCGACGATCCGGCGGAAGGCGATACCGGCTATTGGAGCGTGCGGCCGAAACAGCGGCAGCGGCTTTACGGGCTGATGGCGGAGAACGATGTCAAGCTCCATGCGAGCGGTCATCTACACTGGGCCTGGCAAGGCCAACATGCCGGCACCGACCTCGTATGGGCGCCGCCGACCTCCTTCATCATAGACAAGCTGGAGCGGGAAATGCCCGGCGAGCGCCTCGTAGGCGCGGTTGTCCACCACCTGGGCGAAGGACGCATCGACAGCGAGATCGTCGCGGTGCCCGGGCTGAAGCCTTATGTCCTGGATCATATGGTGGAAGAGGTCTATCCGCAGGCCGCGAAGAAGCTCGTGGGAGCGGCGCGATGA
- a CDS encoding ABC transporter ATP-binding protein, with protein MSILSLRGIAKSFAGNAILKGVSLEAEEGEFVALVGPSGCGKSTLLRIVAGLDHADRGEIVIGGREVSPVAAADRNVAMVFQSYALYPHLTAGQNIAVPLAMRRLSAAERFPFVGNLLTGQRQIRADIQRQVREMASSLKIDHLLDRKPGQMSGGQRQRVALARAMVRRPSVFLMDEPLSNLDANLRVHARSEIVELHRRAGVPTLYVTHDQSEALSMADRVAVMIGGTLLQLASPREIYDDPAHIEVARFLGQPRINVVETRMDPSGIVRFGPLTLAGEKPASGEASVMLAVRPEFVRFSGNPDGILTARVERTEFLGSEVIVHARLGAIGETIVAKISPAEASSLTTGMPVSVEIEPDRAMLFAASGERLRAKTVAAAAAPEKAHG; from the coding sequence ATGAGCATTCTTTCGCTCCGCGGCATCGCCAAGTCCTTCGCCGGCAATGCGATCCTCAAAGGCGTGAGCCTCGAAGCGGAGGAGGGCGAATTCGTCGCGCTCGTCGGACCCTCCGGCTGCGGCAAGAGCACGCTTCTCCGCATCGTCGCGGGATTGGATCATGCGGATCGCGGCGAGATCGTCATCGGCGGCCGCGAGGTCTCCCCGGTCGCAGCCGCCGACCGCAACGTTGCCATGGTGTTCCAGTCCTACGCCCTTTATCCGCATCTGACCGCCGGCCAGAACATCGCAGTACCCCTCGCCATGCGGCGGCTTTCGGCGGCTGAGCGATTTCCGTTCGTCGGCAATCTTCTTACCGGTCAGCGCCAGATCCGCGCCGACATCCAGCGGCAGGTTCGCGAGATGGCGTCCTCCCTCAAGATCGACCATCTGCTCGATCGCAAACCCGGACAGATGTCGGGCGGCCAGCGCCAGCGTGTGGCGCTCGCCCGCGCCATGGTCCGCCGCCCTAGCGTCTTCCTGATGGATGAGCCGCTCTCCAACCTCGACGCGAATCTGCGGGTCCATGCCCGCAGCGAGATCGTCGAGTTGCACCGGCGCGCCGGCGTGCCGACGCTCTATGTCACGCACGACCAGTCCGAGGCCCTGTCTATGGCCGACAGGGTGGCGGTGATGATCGGGGGCACGCTCCTGCAACTGGCGTCGCCCAGGGAAATCTACGACGATCCGGCCCATATAGAGGTCGCCCGCTTCCTGGGCCAGCCGCGCATCAACGTGGTGGAAACGCGGATGGATCCGTCGGGCATCGTGCGTTTCGGACCGCTCACGCTGGCTGGCGAGAAGCCGGCTTCGGGCGAGGCGTCGGTAATGCTGGCCGTGCGTCCCGAATTCGTCCGTTTTAGCGGAAATCCGGACGGCATCCTCACGGCGCGCGTAGAGCGGACGGAATTTCTCGGCTCCGAAGTGATCGTGCATGCCCGTCTCGGCGCCATTGGCGAAACGATCGTCGCCAAGATCAGCCCGGCCGAAGCTTCCTCCCTTACCACCGGCATGCCGGTGTCGGTCGAGATCGAACCGGATCGGGCGATGCTCTTCGCCGCCTCGGGCGAGCGGCTGCGGGCAAAGACAGTTGCCGCCGCCGCGGCGCCGGAGAAGGCTCATGGTTAG